From a single Candidatus Brevundimonas phytovorans genomic region:
- a CDS encoding DNA cytosine methyltransferase: protein MAALDVDQSFYEFFAGGGMARAGLGDDWTCLFANDFDAKKGFAYQANWGTGGELTVGDIRALEAAHLPGSPGLVWGSFPCQDLSLAGVGKGLAGERSGTFYAFWDIIRGLAAEGRAPAMVAVENVCGALTSHGGADFHAMCKTYADAGYRFGALVINADLFVPQSRPRLFVIGVRADLEIAPELVSPEPIEPFHTRALKKAVSSLPAEVADKLVWWNVPTPERRASTFADLIEDDPDSVPWHNQAETKKLLDMMSPVNLAKVEAAKRAGRRMVGGVYRRTRFDETGQKVQRAEVRFDDIAGCLRTPAGGSSRQIIMVVDGHRVRSRLISSRETARLMGLSDSYVLPSRYNEAYHLTGDGVAVPVVRHLAQHVFEPLLGTASALRKAA from the coding sequence ATGGCCGCGCTAGACGTCGACCAGTCCTTCTATGAGTTCTTCGCGGGCGGCGGCATGGCGCGCGCAGGTCTGGGCGATGATTGGACCTGCCTGTTCGCCAACGACTTCGACGCAAAGAAGGGCTTCGCCTATCAGGCCAACTGGGGCACCGGCGGCGAGCTGACGGTCGGCGATATTCGCGCTCTCGAAGCCGCGCATCTTCCGGGATCTCCTGGCCTCGTGTGGGGAAGCTTCCCCTGCCAGGATCTCTCTCTGGCTGGCGTCGGCAAAGGCCTAGCTGGAGAGCGCTCGGGCACCTTCTACGCCTTTTGGGACATCATCCGCGGACTGGCCGCCGAAGGCCGCGCGCCAGCCATGGTCGCCGTGGAGAATGTTTGCGGCGCTCTGACCTCCCATGGGGGCGCTGACTTCCATGCGATGTGCAAGACTTATGCGGACGCCGGCTATCGGTTCGGGGCCCTGGTGATCAACGCAGATCTCTTCGTGCCGCAGTCTCGCCCGAGGCTGTTTGTCATCGGCGTGCGCGCGGACCTGGAGATTGCGCCAGAACTGGTGTCGCCCGAGCCTATCGAGCCTTTCCACACCCGAGCTTTGAAAAAGGCGGTTTCGAGCCTCCCGGCTGAGGTGGCTGATAAGCTCGTCTGGTGGAATGTGCCAACGCCTGAACGGCGGGCTAGCACCTTCGCCGACCTCATCGAAGATGATCCCGATAGCGTGCCCTGGCACAATCAAGCCGAAACCAAGAAGCTCCTCGACATGATGTCGCCGGTGAACTTGGCGAAGGTGGAAGCGGCCAAGCGCGCCGGGCGACGTATGGTCGGCGGCGTCTATCGCCGAACCCGTTTTGACGAGACCGGCCAGAAGGTTCAGCGCGCTGAGGTCCGGTTTGATGACATCGCCGGCTGCCTACGCACCCCAGCTGGCGGCTCCAGTCGACAAATCATCATGGTTGTCGATGGTCATCGCGTCCGCTCGCGCCTGATCTCGTCTCGCGAGACTGCTCGCCTGATGGGCCTGAGCGACAGCTATGTCCTGCCCAGCCGCTACAATGAGGCCTATCACCTGACCGGTGACGGCGTGGCCGTCCCCGTAGTCCGCCACTTGGCGCAGCATGTGTTCGAGCCGCTGCTGGGTACGGCCAGCGCTCTGCGCAAAGCGGCCTGA
- a CDS encoding DUF5710 domain-containing protein, which yields MDLDVPFSEKDDAKRLGARWNPQRRTWYVPPGVDPHPFARWRPGEPEAQPYRVLSRETYLVTAAEECWRCKRAFQAVACLMAPGFVLNEQPNGSREERSADWAFAEYITRLPPDAVGFIQSVQPAYRQGFSSTTDSRYYANHCPSCRALQGDFHLYSEPDGAFWLVSAMDAARMQARRFPGDFLADADIAFSENVAWRIPGVRVRTSP from the coding sequence ATGGATTTGGATGTTCCGTTTTCCGAAAAGGACGACGCCAAGCGGCTAGGAGCCCGCTGGAATCCTCAACGTCGCACTTGGTACGTGCCGCCAGGTGTAGATCCCCATCCGTTTGCGCGTTGGCGGCCGGGCGAACCAGAGGCGCAGCCATATCGAGTTTTGTCGCGCGAAACCTATCTTGTGACCGCCGCCGAGGAGTGTTGGCGCTGCAAGCGAGCCTTCCAGGCCGTCGCGTGCCTAATGGCGCCTGGCTTCGTGCTGAATGAGCAGCCAAATGGCAGCAGGGAAGAACGGAGCGCTGACTGGGCGTTCGCCGAATACATCACACGGCTTCCGCCTGACGCTGTAGGTTTCATACAGAGCGTTCAGCCTGCATACCGACAAGGCTTCAGCAGTACGACCGACAGTCGTTATTATGCCAACCACTGTCCATCATGTCGTGCGCTTCAAGGCGACTTCCACCTCTACTCCGAACCTGACGGGGCTTTCTGGCTGGTATCGGCGATGGACGCTGCACGTATGCAAGCCCGGCGGTTCCCCGGCGATTTTCTCGCCGACGCGGATATCGCGTTCAGCGAGAACGTCGCGTGGCGGATTCCTGGAGTCCGCGTCCGAACTTCCCCATAA
- a CDS encoding GIY-YIG nuclease family protein: MAIDTWDRDASQLPPFETEDLRANLAAFLDTPFDDPAGHKVRVGNYKWGVYAFFDYDGEPIYVGQTNEMLRTRIRRHLTNQRTDAVAMSVLDPFEVYEIEVWPLPELQAVGGKDVTAKQRLDALERLITEQAVERSNFKAILNEKDPPPGLLAVEPPPSLRGRIVSNRVYELRSHPDFRIARRALIISRLAQVISERKVQGGLRRVLQTQARRLQWLAERRYEALGGEASVEQETAIGADA; the protein is encoded by the coding sequence ATGGCGATCGACACTTGGGATAGAGACGCCTCCCAGTTACCTCCGTTCGAAACGGAGGACCTGCGCGCCAATCTCGCCGCCTTCCTAGATACGCCCTTTGACGATCCTGCAGGTCATAAGGTCAGGGTCGGCAACTACAAGTGGGGCGTCTACGCCTTCTTCGACTACGACGGCGAGCCGATCTATGTGGGCCAGACCAATGAGATGCTGCGGACCCGCATCCGCCGGCACCTGACCAACCAGCGCACGGACGCCGTCGCCATGTCGGTGCTGGATCCGTTCGAGGTCTATGAAATCGAGGTTTGGCCCCTTCCCGAGCTTCAGGCCGTCGGCGGCAAGGATGTAACCGCCAAACAGCGCCTGGACGCTCTAGAGCGTCTGATCACGGAACAGGCCGTCGAGCGCTCCAATTTCAAGGCGATCCTCAACGAGAAGGATCCCCCACCCGGCCTGCTCGCTGTCGAACCCCCGCCCTCACTGCGCGGCCGCATCGTCTCGAATCGCGTGTATGAACTGCGGTCGCATCCGGACTTCCGGATCGCGCGTCGCGCCTTGATCATCTCGCGACTGGCGCAGGTGATCTCAGAGCGGAAGGTCCAGGGCGGCCTTCGACGCGTGCTTCAAACGCAAGCGCGACGACTCCAATGGCTTGCCGAGCGCCGTTACGAAGCGCTCGGCGGTGAAGCGTCAGTCGAACAGGAGACGGCGATAGGCGCCGACGCCTAA
- a CDS encoding McrC family protein: MTVVSVREFATLTTDVVEPTLDRATLASEDFAWLARRTAKTDAGARPVRFEGLRTLKVLNLVGVIRLPSGVDLEILPKHTEAGDSLPAARRLLFRMIAAAHDIPAREIELADLQVLDRPFTEWMAKTFIEQVAQLLGRGLRFDYLRQESREPYLRGRLDLARQLRAGPSALLDFHISHDIFTIDRPENRSIRAAVDKIARFTRAPATWRIARELSALLAEVPPSLDVQSDLSRWRDDRTMAHYRAVRPLCELILTERTPFAVSGQDQALSMLFPMERLFEAFVERSIRRALPDHRIHRQPRTHSLCRYDERPWFDLRPDLVARRGEETLVIDAKWKRLHSDPSLRFGIAQSDVYQLHAYGQAYLGGHGELHLVYPRTADFPTTQGPLRMKPGLRLHIRSIDLESGALSPLEANLPKTQVSMMAGAS; encoded by the coding sequence GTGACCGTCGTCAGCGTTCGCGAGTTCGCGACCCTGACGACGGACGTCGTTGAACCCACGCTCGACCGCGCCACGCTGGCGTCAGAGGACTTCGCCTGGCTGGCCCGACGAACGGCGAAGACAGACGCCGGTGCGCGTCCCGTACGGTTCGAAGGCCTTCGCACTCTGAAGGTCCTAAACCTCGTGGGGGTGATACGCCTTCCAAGCGGCGTCGATCTCGAGATCCTGCCGAAGCACACCGAGGCGGGAGACAGCCTGCCCGCCGCCCGGCGATTGCTTTTCCGCATGATTGCGGCAGCTCACGACATACCGGCGCGCGAAATCGAATTGGCCGATCTGCAGGTCCTCGATCGGCCGTTCACGGAGTGGATGGCGAAAACCTTCATCGAGCAGGTCGCCCAACTGCTCGGACGAGGCTTGCGGTTTGACTACCTGCGCCAGGAAAGCCGCGAACCCTATCTGCGGGGGCGTCTCGACCTGGCGCGCCAGCTCCGCGCAGGGCCATCGGCTCTGCTCGACTTTCACATCTCTCACGACATTTTCACGATAGATCGGCCGGAGAACCGTTCGATCCGGGCCGCGGTCGATAAGATTGCACGGTTCACTCGCGCCCCCGCCACGTGGCGGATCGCCCGGGAGCTCTCAGCGTTGTTGGCCGAGGTCCCGCCAAGCCTCGACGTCCAGTCCGATCTGAGTCGCTGGCGCGACGACCGGACAATGGCGCACTACCGCGCGGTCCGGCCTCTCTGCGAACTGATCCTAACAGAACGGACTCCGTTCGCTGTGAGCGGGCAGGACCAGGCGCTCTCGATGCTGTTTCCGATGGAGCGGTTATTCGAAGCCTTTGTCGAACGCTCGATCCGCCGAGCGCTTCCGGATCACCGCATCCATCGCCAGCCGCGAACGCATAGTCTGTGCCGCTACGACGAGCGCCCATGGTTCGATCTTCGCCCCGATCTGGTCGCGCGTCGTGGCGAGGAAACCCTGGTGATCGACGCGAAATGGAAACGCCTCCATTCGGATCCAAGCCTTCGCTTCGGCATCGCTCAATCGGACGTCTATCAGCTGCACGCCTATGGTCAGGCCTATCTCGGCGGGCACGGCGAGTTGCACCTCGTCTACCCTCGCACAGCCGATTTTCCGACGACCCAAGGCCCGCTGCGGATGAAACCAGGCCTGCGCCTTCATATCCGGTCCATCGATCTCGAAAGCGGCGCGCTATCTCCTCTCGAAGCGAACCTGCCCAAGACCCAGGTGAGTATGATGGCGGGCGCTAGCTGA
- a CDS encoding WYL domain-containing protein produces MRTPTDFSSAVQRRFEFIEWKVFWDGGVRRESLEQAFGISTPQASVDLRHYQEFEPDNLAYDKSAKMYVRGGTFLPRFLKLSADRLLLQIRAFLTGTLDSKDLWFSTLPPFDAAPDIVRSVEPVALRKILDAIRERQTIAVHYQSLSTNKWREIAPHALAFDGYRWHARSLCCESGEFRDFVLARIDDFGEAKPADIDASADLEWSTMIEMRLTPHPGLTDDQRRAIECDFGMVDGVRLIEMRLALAYYFIKRHNLDLERLIPESALRPDRLQIRLENLDQVQEVIAKTRLAAQLMVQARRSH; encoded by the coding sequence ATGCGTACGCCGACCGACTTCTCCAGCGCTGTCCAGCGCCGCTTCGAGTTCATCGAGTGGAAGGTTTTCTGGGATGGCGGCGTGCGCCGTGAGAGCCTGGAGCAGGCGTTCGGCATCTCCACGCCGCAGGCCTCCGTGGACCTGCGCCACTACCAAGAGTTCGAGCCTGACAACCTCGCCTACGACAAGTCCGCCAAGATGTACGTGCGGGGCGGCACCTTCTTGCCCCGGTTCCTGAAGCTCTCGGCCGACAGGCTGCTGCTCCAGATCAGGGCGTTCCTGACGGGGACGCTGGACTCCAAGGATCTCTGGTTCTCAACCCTGCCGCCCTTCGATGCCGCGCCGGACATCGTGCGCTCCGTCGAACCGGTGGCGCTGCGCAAGATCCTCGACGCGATCCGCGAACGCCAGACGATCGCGGTCCACTACCAGTCGCTGTCCACGAACAAGTGGCGCGAGATCGCGCCGCACGCCCTGGCCTTCGATGGGTATCGTTGGCATGCGCGCTCACTGTGTTGCGAGAGCGGGGAGTTTCGCGACTTCGTGCTCGCCCGGATCGACGATTTCGGCGAGGCCAAGCCCGCAGACATCGATGCGTCGGCCGATCTGGAATGGAGCACGATGATCGAGATGCGCCTGACGCCGCATCCGGGCCTGACCGACGACCAGCGCCGCGCCATCGAGTGCGACTTCGGAATGGTCGATGGCGTGCGCCTGATCGAGATGCGCTTGGCGCTGGCCTACTACTTCATTAAGCGGCATAACCTTGATCTTGAGCGCCTCATCCCGGAGAGCGCGCTCAGGCCTGATCGGCTGCAGATCCGCTTGGAAAACCTTGACCAAGTGCAGGAGGTGATTGCCAAGACCAGGTTGGCGGCCCAATTGATGGTGCAAGCGCGACGGTCTCATTAG
- a CDS encoding nucleotide-binding protein, whose product MTGFADHRNDTAAQGRKQARDDGMKERFEGPERIEAAVDALKATTIVRGDEALATAIAKAGHAIDLAKDQVLISEGDVDTDLHFLLAGKARIEVKGVTVNQRGPGDHVGEIAALDPTQKRAASVVITEPGVAWKLPEPALTQIAKDHPNIWRRLAIEQAKRLVQRNALVRPANAAPKIFVISSSEAAEIANEIQLGLAHSGALVIPWGQGVFRTSEYAIESLQRMVEQCDFAIAVIAADDVTLSRDRLHLVARDNVTFELGLFMGQLGLERTILVEQRNAQVELCSDLRGITTLTYPAGADEDLSARMGTVCTQISRHIERIGVRR is encoded by the coding sequence GTGACGGGTTTTGCCGATCACCGCAACGACACGGCCGCGCAGGGCAGAAAGCAAGCGAGAGATGATGGAATGAAGGAACGTTTTGAAGGGCCCGAAAGGATTGAAGCGGCGGTCGACGCGTTGAAGGCCACCACGATAGTGCGGGGCGACGAAGCGCTCGCCACGGCTATCGCCAAGGCCGGCCATGCGATCGACTTGGCCAAGGATCAAGTGCTTATCAGCGAGGGCGACGTCGACACCGACCTCCATTTCCTGCTCGCCGGCAAGGCCCGGATCGAGGTGAAGGGCGTCACGGTCAACCAACGCGGCCCCGGTGACCACGTCGGCGAGATCGCCGCACTGGATCCGACCCAGAAGCGTGCGGCCTCGGTAGTCATCACCGAGCCGGGCGTAGCCTGGAAACTGCCTGAGCCGGCCCTGACCCAGATCGCCAAGGATCACCCCAACATCTGGCGGCGGTTGGCGATCGAACAGGCCAAACGCCTGGTCCAGCGCAACGCCCTGGTTCGCCCCGCCAACGCAGCGCCCAAGATCTTCGTGATCAGCTCCTCGGAAGCAGCCGAGATCGCCAACGAGATCCAGCTGGGATTGGCGCACAGCGGCGCGCTGGTGATCCCCTGGGGCCAGGGGGTTTTCCGGACGTCGGAGTATGCGATCGAGTCGCTGCAGCGAATGGTGGAGCAGTGCGATTTCGCCATCGCTGTGATCGCTGCCGACGATGTCACCCTCTCGCGGGACCGCCTCCATCTTGTCGCGCGGGACAACGTCACGTTCGAGCTGGGGCTCTTCATGGGCCAGCTCGGCCTCGAACGCACCATCTTGGTGGAGCAGCGTAACGCCCAGGTAGAGCTTTGTTCCGACCTCAGGGGCATCACGACACTGACCTACCCCGCCGGAGCCGACGAAGACCTCTCCGCTCGCATGGGCACGGTCTGCACGCAGATTTCTCGTCACATCGAGCGCATCGGCGTTCGGCGGTAG